The genomic segment GGGGCGAACAGCAGCTCAGCCTGCGCACCGGGGAACTCGGCCTCTTCCGGCAGCGCCCCCAGACACAGGACGGCCTGAAACGAGCGCGCATCCTCCGCCTCGACCTCGAGCGAAGCCGGCTCGCCCGGGTCCTCGCTCAGCGGCGCGTTGGCGCAGCGCCACAGGTCGTGCTCCAGCGGCTCGTAGGCCACCGAGCCGTCCGCCGTCTCGATAACCAGCGCGTCGGGCTCCCAGTAGGCGTCGAGGGTCGGCTCGCCGACCCCGCGCAGCTCGCCGCGGCGCAGCAGCCACTCAAGCTCGCGGGTAGCGGCCCGCTCGACCGCGAGCACGCCGCCGAGCCGCTCGAACGTCCGCTGCTCGGCGGCCGCGAGGGCTTCGAGCTCGCGCCCGGAGAGCGGCCTCGAGCTGCCGACGCCGGCCAGCTCCTCAAGCCGGCGCCGGGCGCGGTCGACCGATCGGAGGAATGACGCGCTCGCGCCGGCGCCCTCGCCGAGCGACACCCCCAGGTAGATCTCGGGCACGTGCGATGCGAGCGCCTCGAGCCGCCGCTCGTGCGCCTCGAGGAAGCGCCGCCAGCCAGCGGCGTCGGCGTGGCGGATGTCGGCAAGGCCTGCGAGCTCGGCCGGGTAGCGGTCGGCCGGGAAGGCTCGGTTGACGCGCCAGATCGAGAAGTCCGCTCCGATCACGTGCGCGAAGCGCTCCAGCCGCCGCAGCAGAAGCCACTTGTCGGCGACCGGCAGGAACGGATACGAGACCGGCGCGAGGCGGTAAAGCGCCGCCGCCTCGCCCCCGTGTCCGATGAGCAGATTCTGGCGCGCGTAGCGCAGCGGGAAGCGCCTCAGGGCCACACCTCCGCCAGCTCGCCCTCGCCGAGCTCAATCGAGTCGACGACCGCACCGCGCGGCCTCCCACGCCCAAGCGGCCGGACCACAGCGCCGCGGCGAAGGCGCCGCGGCGCGATCCGCGCGCGGCTCGCCAGCACTGCGGTCACCGGTCCGCGGAGGCGCGCGCGGCGAAGCCGCGGCTGGCGCTCATCCGCCGCCACCCACAGCCGCCCCCCTTGCCGCCGACGCTGGCCGGCTGGAGGCAGGGCGCGGCCGAGCGAGCGCCGCCTCGGAGCGAGCCGCAGCGCGACCCACGAGAGCGCGAAGCGGTCCGCGCGCCGGCCGTCCGGCGTCGCCTGCGTCGCGAGCGTCGCCAGCAGCGCCGGCAAGACGACGAAGCGAAGCGGCCAGCCGAGCAGCCCAAGCAGGAACCCCGCCACCGGCACCCCGAGCGCCGCGAGCGCCGCCGCGGCGAGGGCGGACGCCCGGCCGCCCAGGGCCAGGCCCCCGAGCGCCGCCGCTGCGGCGGCGAGCAGCGCGACGACAGCCGAACCTGAGCTCAGCACGAGCACGCAGAGCAGCGAGCCGCTCGCCCAGGCGAGCCAGCGAAGCGGCACGCCGCCCGGAACCGGCAGCGAGCGGCCCTCGACCTGGTAGAGCCGCCGCTCAGGCCGGAAGATCCGCTGGTAGGAGCGGATCAGCCCGCGCTCATCCACCTACGGAAGCACCTGATCGCCGATCCCCCGAGCCGTCTCCGCCACCTGATCGGGCGAGAAGACGAGCCAGGCGACCAGCACCGCGGCGATGAAGAACAGGCCCAGCTCGGTGTAGCGCCGGTTGAGCAGGAAGACGAGGCTGATGATCGCCACCACCCCGCCGTAGATCTGACCTGCATAGCCCTTGAGCAGGTCGCCCAGGTTCTGGCCGACGTCGTCGCCGGACTGCGCGGCGGCGTCGGGCGCGAACCACAGGCAAACGCCAAGGGCGCTCGCCAGCAACGCGGCGAGCAAGAGTCGCCTCATGCGACCTCCCCTCGTATCGATTCCACGTACCAGCGCTCGCGCTGCACCAGCTCGAGGCGGTAACGCGCTGGATAGACCGCGCCCGAGGCGCTATCGCGCACCCCGACCGCGACGAAGACCGAGCGCCGCGAGGGCTCCTCGGCCGGAAGCGCGTCGACCGCGTCGACGCGCACAAGCTCAAGCCCCGGGGCGAGCGAGCCCACCTTCGCTCCGGGGGACACGAAGAAGGCGAGATCCTCTCCGGGCGCGCCGGCGATGTAGGCGGCCAGGAACCTCCGCACCAGCCGGTCGATCTCGGCCGCGTCCGATCCGGTCAGCGGCGCTATTGCATCGACCTCGACGTGCCCGGGCGGCGGGCCGGCTACCAGCGACGGAAGGTCGTATGCCGCCAACCCACCCTCGCTGTCGCGCCCGACCGGCACCGCCACGTACCGCACCCCCGCTCCCGGCAAGAGGCAGGCGATGGTGATGACGCTGCGCTGCGCGGAGATCTGCTCGCTCGCGGCTACGGTCGCGTCGACCACGACCGGTCGGGCTCGGCGGCGCGATGAACGGCCTTCGAGCTGCTCGCGCAGCTCCGGGGCAACCAGGGCATCCAGGCCGCGGGCGCCTTGGCCGGTCAGATAGACGCGTGCGACCTCAACCGCGAAGGCCCGCTCGTCTTCGGCGAGCAGCCCCCTTTCCGGGACCGATTCGCCGGTCGGGCTCGGCGCCGGGGCCGCGACGATGTCTCCGAGACCCCTGACGATGACGAGCAGCAGGAACGTCCAGAGGACAACCCGCCCGCCAGCTCGCACGAAGTCCGCCGGCGTACGGCCGGACTCCCTCGCAGAAGACTGAGCCGACCCCGCCCCTTCGGCTCCAACGCCATAACGGCCCCGGCCGCGCAGGCGAGCAGCGAACAGGCGACCTCGCGGTCGGTCCTCGTCTCGCCGTTCTGCCACCTGCGACCTCCTCGGTCCGCCGCCGGCCCTTGTCCGCGACCCCGGTGCCGCGGGAGCCGGTCGGCTGCTTGCGCAGGCGGTTGTACGACCGCTCCGGCGAGAAGCCCACAGCCGTACAAACGCTTGGTTACGGAGCCGAGCGAGCCGCGGACAGGGGCTCTGGGCACCGGCGAGTCACGGTCACACCCGCCGAAGGAGCCAGGCGGGGCTCCGAGGAGGTCAGCTAGGGCCTACGCCGCGTTCCCGCGGTCCGCCGCGAAGAGCCCATGGAGCTCATCAAGGCGGTCGGCGACGCTGGTCGCCATCTGCTCGACCAGCCACCAGCCCGTCCAGTCGACGAGCGTGTAACGAACCGAGATCCCGTCCTTGCGACGGCTGACCATACCGGCCTGATAGAGCACGCCGAGGTGCTTGGAGACATTCTGGTGCGTTGTCATCAGCCGGTCCGTCAGCTCCTGCACAGTCGCCTCGCCCTCATTCAAGAGGCCGAGGATGCGAATCCGGTTGGGCTCCGCGATGACGCGAAGCCGTGCGGCGATCAGCTCGATCGCCTCATCCGAGAGCTGCTGTGGGGGCGCGCGCCGGGGGCGCGACTGATCCGCAAGGCGCCGGCCCTCCCGACCCGATTTGTTGCTCGTCACCCTTTCCCTCATCCTTGGCTCCGCGAGACCGCCAGCGCACACGTCTCATTCGCTACAAACGGTAGTTCGCGCCCGAAGTCTCGGTGCCGGTAGCGCCCCGGTCCACAACCCGGCAAACGCTTACGCACTTGCGCAAACGAGGGAGCACCGGCCGGCCCTTCCCTAAGACTGATCGGCGTCGATCCGCTCCGCCCTAAGTGCGAGCTCCGAGACCGGGACATCAAGCGCGGCAGCGATCCGAGCCACTGTTCCCCAGGCGGGATTGGGACGGCCGGCTTCGATGTGCGAAAGCCAGGTCACATTGAGGTCGGCCGCGCGCGCAAGCTCTCGCTGGGTGAGTCCGCGTTCAAGTCGAAGGGCGCGCACTGCTCGGCCGAGGCTTTCCTGCGGCTCAAGGCGGCGTCCCATGAGCGGACGCTGTCGGGCTCTGCGCTACTTTGCTTCTAACTCAAGTGGAGGAAAGGGTTGACAAGCTTCCTGCGGCCGTCAGTGCCACCCCATGTCGGCTGGCGTCGGCAAGAGTCATCCGGTTAGGCTCTGGGCATCCCTGGCCGCCAACCGAGGTCCCGGCGTGAGCCAAGACAGTCCTGCCCCTGTTGCCTACGTCCGCTACTCCGACTTTCTAGATGGTGATCCCGCCCGGCGGGGCGATGCTCTCGAGTTCGGTCATGACTGGCTCGATGGAGACGACCGCTACCGCGCCTGTTGGTATCCGGGAACGGGCGAGCTTACGATCGAGCGGCTCGATCCCGACGGTGAGCTTGCGCTCGAAGACTTCCATCAGGGCGTCGCGGGCCCCGTCGAGGTTCTAGCCCGCTTCGCGACACGCGCTGAGGTTGAACGTGTCCTTGGGACCTGGCCCAACCCCGCGCCCGACGGCCCGCGAGCGGTCGGCTCCCTGCGAGACATGGCGCAGCGTGGTGCGGAGTCCAGCTCGCCCGGTGGGTGAGCTGCGGCTGGGGGGGGTTACTCGCGCCTGTCGATTAGCTGGTTCAGGCGTATCGACTCGGCCCGCAAGCCGGCGGCCACATGCTCGTAAACGGGCATAGCGACCGGATCCGAGAGCCGGTAGAAGACCTGGCGTCCGTGGTGGCGCCGCGAGACAGCCCCCGCCGAGCGCAGAACGGCGAGGTGCTGCGAGATGTTGTGCAGCCGCTCGTCGAGAGCGTCCGCGAGCGCTCCCACCGTCTGCTCGCCGTCCGCATCGAGTCGATCAAGCATGCGGACTCGAACTGGCTGCCCGAGCACGCGTAGCCGGTCAGCGATGGCTTCTGCGACGACCGGCCGGATAGGTCGCTCAAGCGAACCACCTCCGCTTGGCTCATGCTCTTGCATGTCTAATCCCTGGCGATCGGAGCGGGTAATCACGGGTGGTGCAGCCCCATCTTTGCCCCGCTCGGCCAGAAGTGAGGTTCCTTGTCCGGCGAGACGGTACGTGGCTGACGACGGTGGCGAACCTCATGGCGCGATCCCTTAGGCCCAGAAGGCCTCGTCGCGCTCTGTGTCCCCGCCTTTCGGCCGCCGCCCTCCGACGCACAGAAGGTCGAGTCCGTCCGGGCTGGCTTCGAAGGCTCGCATGACCTTCGGAGCGACGCGGATGACGTCCCACTCCGCGACCTCGACGGTCTCCTTGTCGAGCTTTGCCCGCCCTGAGCCGCCGACGATCACGTAGACCTCCTCCTGCTCGCGGTGGCGATGGCCGAAAGGCATGCGCGCCCCCGGCGCGAAGGTGAAGCGGCTGACGCCAACCTGGCGCGACCGCAGCGCCCCCCGCGACAAACGCCACTCCATCATGTCGTCGGGGCTGCGATCGGCGACCTCGGCGAAGTTCTTCTTGGTCCAGCCAGGCATCGATCAGTGAGAGGAGGTCCACCGGCTTGGCCGGCCAGGCCGACGACAGCGGTCGTGGCTTCCCCGCTCGAAGCGGTGCGCACGGCGTGCACCACGGCGTCCAGGATGACTTGCTGCCGCCCGTCGTAGGTGACCGCGCGCGCGAGCTCGTCCGCTACGCCGATCCTCCACTCCCGGTCATCGAGCGCAAGCGCCGACGCGAGCTCACTGCCGCTCGGAAGGCCGCCTGTGGCTTCGGGATCCCAGGCCCACGGCGGCAGCGTGTAGTGGCCGATGACGAGGAGCGTTCCGCCGGCTCGGACCTGCTCGGCGGCGCGGCGCAGCGTCGCGGGGTAGTCGAGGTAGAGCGGAGTGTGCAGGTAGAACGCCGCGGCGAGGTCGACGGTCTCCGTCGCCGCCCAGTCTTGAAGATCGGCGTGCTCCCAGCGAACTCGCGACGCCACCCCGACCCTCCGGGCAAGGGCCGCGGCGCGGTCGAGCGCAACCTCCGAGACGTCTACCCCGGTGACGGTCCAGCCCTGGGTCGCGAGCCAGATGGCATTAGCGCCCTCGCCGCAACCGAGCTCAAGCGCCGATCCTGGGGCGATCGCGGCCAGCTCGCCGATCACGTATGGGTGAGGTTGCGGATGCCGGGACGAGTTCCGCCGGCTGTGGATCCGATCCCACAGCCTCTGTGCCTCGTCGGTCAAGGCGCGCTCGCCTCCGCAGGCGGCCGCGGCCGCACGGCGAGCGTGATCACGACCAGGATCAGGAGAGCGAAGGCCGCGGCGGCCACGAACGCATCGGCGACACCATCGGCGAACGCCGCCGGACCGGCCTCGCCGTCCCCCGCTCCGGCAAAGACCGATACGAGGACGGCCACGCCGAGGGCGGCGCCGAGCTGCTGGGCGGTCTGCATCGCACCCGAGGCCGCCCCGGAGTCCTCGAGGCGCACCCCCGAGAGCAGCACGGCGCTGAGCGGCATGAACAGCAGCCCGCCGCCGAGCCCAAACAGAACCACCGGTCCCCCCACTGCCGTGAGGTACCCGCTCGAGGCCGAGAGCTGCGTGAGCCAGAGCGTGCCCGCCGTGAGGGCCGCCCCACCGGCGATCATGAAGGGCCGTGGCCCGATGCGCTGCAGGTACCTCGGTACGGCCTGCGAGCCGGCGAAGATCAAGATTGCCATGGGCAGGAAGGCGAGACCCGTCTCGATCGCCGAGTACCCGAGCACGACCTGCAGGTACTGGGTGATGAAGAAATACATGCCGAGCAGGACAGCGGGCACCAGCAGCATCGCGAAGTAGGCGCTCGCGGTCGCACTGCGCTCGAACAGGCGCAAGGGCAGCAGCGGCTGCTCAACGCGCTGCTCGATCGCCACGAAACTCGCGAGCAGCACGACGGCGAGCACGAACGCGACAACGGCCAGATCATCGCCCCACCCCTGCGCCCCGGCGCGGATGAACCCGTAAACGAGCATCGTCATCCCGCCCGTTGAGACGAGTGCGCCGGCGACGTCGAAGCGGCCCGGGATGCGCACGGAGCTCGCGACCAGCCGCGCGGTCAGCGCCACGATCGCCGCACCGACCGGCACGTTGATGAGCAGCACCCAGCGCCAGGAGAGCCACGAGGTCAGCGCGCCGCCGAGCAGCAGCCCGATCGCCCCTCCTGCGGCGGACATCGCCGAATAGAGACCGAGCGCCTTGTTGCGCGGCGCGCCCTCGGGGAAGGTTGCGAGGAGGATCGCGAGTGCGCTCGGGGCGGCGACCGCCGCGCCGAGGCCCTGGGTTGCGCGCGCCGCAACTAGGATCGCCTCGCTCGGCGCGACGCCGCCGACCAGTGAAGAGATCGTGAACAGCGCGACCCCCGCGATGAAGACGCGACGCCGGCCGAGCACATCCCCGAGCCGCCCGCCTAGAAGGAGCAGGCCGCCGAACGCGAGCGCGTAGGCATTCACGACCCAGGACAAGCCGGTAGCCGAGAACCCAAGGTCGTTTCGGATCGGAGTCAATGCGACATTGACGACGGTCGCGTCGAGGACGAGCATGAGCTGGCACACGACGACGATCGCGAGCACGAGCGCGCCGCGCGCTGGAGGCCTGTCGGGTGCGACGACCTCCGGGGCTTCGGAGGCGGTGCGGGTGCTCATCGTGTCGCCTCCGCCTTGGGAACCGCGCACCCTGGAGCTTCGGTCATCAGGCTGACCACAACCATCGCCGCCGCCTGCTGGCCCGCGGCCACCGAGCTCGCGATCGACGGTACCTGCGTGCTTACGTCGCCCGCGGCGTACAGACCGGGCACGCTGGTGGCGTAGCTGCCGTCTACCTCGACGGCGTCGGCGGCGATCGGCCCCGGCTCAGCGGGCGCCGCGCCCAGTTGCTCCGCGAGCGTGCCGCGCTGATGAAGGGTGAAGGGGATGAGCAGCCCGCCGCACGCGCGGTTCTCGCCATCTTCGAACTCGACCGCGGTCAGCGCGCTGCCCGGGCCGTGCAGACTGGCGACGCGGCGCTCGTCGACCGCGACTCCCGCCGCATCCAACGTGTCGCGCTCCTCCGCGCTCAGCTCGCCGGGTCCGTCCGTGAACAGCGTCACGTCATCGCTCCAGGCCCGCAGGAGAAGCGACCCGCCTCGGCTCAGAACGCCGAGCGGCTTGTCGCGGTTCTCCCATCCATGGCAGAACGGGCAGTGAAAGACCGAGCGTCCCCACCGCTCCTCGATCCCCGGCAGCTCGGGAAGGCGGTAGTCCATCCCCGTCGCCAGCAGCACACGTCGCGCCACCTCACTGGACCCGTCGGCCATCTCGAGCTCGAACGCCGACTCGACCCGACTGCCGGCCGCGACCTCGTTGGCGCGCAGCTCGACGGACGGGTAGGCCGCCAGCTCGTCGCGACCAGCTGCGTAGTAGTCGGCTGGAGGGCGGGTGTCGCTGCCGAGCAGGCCGCCGATCCCCGGCGCCACGGCATTGCTTGGCTCTCCGGCGTCGATGACCAGCGTCTTGCGTCGCGCGCGGCCGAGCACCAGCGCGGCGCTCAGGCCGGCGGCCCCTCCACCGATAACGATGCAGTCCCAGGCTTCGTCCATGGGCCTCACCGTGACAGGCCTGGCAGGATCTGCCAAGCTCTTTTGCTATGACGGCAAAGCGCCCCGAGGAGCCCGTCGACGTTCGTGTCCGGAGGCGCCTTCGTGAGCTCCGCACCGAGCGCGGT from the Thermoleophilia bacterium SCSIO 60948 genome contains:
- a CDS encoding class I SAM-dependent methyltransferase, which codes for MTDEAQRLWDRIHSRRNSSRHPQPHPYVIGELAAIAPGSALELGCGEGANAIWLATQGWTVTGVDVSEVALDRAAALARRVGVASRVRWEHADLQDWAATETVDLAAAFYLHTPLYLDYPATLRRAAEQVRAGGTLLVIGHYTLPPWAWDPEATGGLPSGSELASALALDDREWRIGVADELARAVTYDGRQQVILDAVVHAVRTASSGEATTAVVGLAGQAGGPPLTDRCLAGPRRTSPRSPIAAPTT
- a CDS encoding helix-turn-helix transcriptional regulator; amino-acid sequence: MGRRLEPQESLGRAVRALRLERGLTQRELARAADLNVTWLSHIEAGRPNPAWGTVARIAAALDVPVSELALRAERIDADQS
- a CDS encoding winged helix-turn-helix transcriptional regulator, with amino-acid sequence MRERVTSNKSGREGRRLADQSRPRRAPPQQLSDEAIELIAARLRVIAEPNRIRILGLLNEGEATVQELTDRLMTTHQNVSKHLGVLYQAGMVSRRKDGISVRYTLVDWTGWWLVEQMATSVADRLDELHGLFAADRGNAA
- a CDS encoding helix-turn-helix transcriptional regulator; this encodes MQEHEPSGGGSLERPIRPVVAEAIADRLRVLGQPVRVRMLDRLDADGEQTVGALADALDERLHNISQHLAVLRSAGAVSRRHHGRQVFYRLSDPVAMPVYEHVAAGLRAESIRLNQLIDRRE
- a CDS encoding NAD(P)/FAD-dependent oxidoreductase, whose protein sequence is MDEAWDCIVIGGGAAGLSAALVLGRARRKTLVIDAGEPSNAVAPGIGGLLGSDTRPPADYYAAGRDELAAYPSVELRANEVAAGSRVESAFELEMADGSSEVARRVLLATGMDYRLPELPGIEERWGRSVFHCPFCHGWENRDKPLGVLSRGGSLLLRAWSDDVTLFTDGPGELSAEERDTLDAAGVAVDERRVASLHGPGSALTAVEFEDGENRACGGLLIPFTLHQRGTLAEQLGAAPAEPGPIAADAVEVDGSYATSVPGLYAAGDVSTQVPSIASSVAAGQQAAAMVVVSLMTEAPGCAVPKAEATR
- a CDS encoding MFS transporter, which produces MSTRTASEAPEVVAPDRPPARGALVLAIVVVCQLMLVLDATVVNVALTPIRNDLGFSATGLSWVVNAYALAFGGLLLLGGRLGDVLGRRRVFIAGVALFTISSLVGGVAPSEAILVAARATQGLGAAVAAPSALAILLATFPEGAPRNKALGLYSAMSAAGGAIGLLLGGALTSWLSWRWVLLINVPVGAAIVALTARLVASSVRIPGRFDVAGALVSTGGMTMLVYGFIRAGAQGWGDDLAVVAFVLAVVLLASFVAIEQRVEQPLLPLRLFERSATASAYFAMLLVPAVLLGMYFFITQYLQVVLGYSAIETGLAFLPMAILIFAGSQAVPRYLQRIGPRPFMIAGGAALTAGTLWLTQLSASSGYLTAVGGPVVLFGLGGGLLFMPLSAVLLSGVRLEDSGAASGAMQTAQQLGAALGVAVLVSVFAGAGDGEAGPAAFADGVADAFVAAAAFALLILVVITLAVRPRPPAEASAP